A region of Apus apus isolate bApuApu2 chromosome 14, bApuApu2.pri.cur, whole genome shotgun sequence DNA encodes the following proteins:
- the TXNDC11 gene encoding thioredoxin domain-containing protein 11 isoform X2, whose translation MSLCGGSGPAVASRLRPRAARMARRPELLCGAAILLGCAFLVALKVTCSRAKDVTMPAKLPVNFFSTRSPVIDLFRGQLDYADHLRQDSEIVLYFFYAPWCGQSIAAREEIEHVAGRLSDQVLFVAVNCWWNQGKCRKQKHFFYFPVIHLYHRSFGPIEYKGPMSAVYIEKFVRRVMTPLLYISSRSKLLDFLSNYEPGVLGYFEFNASPQPPGYLTFFTSALHSLKKDYLGTIRFGVITDKRIAEEISLVQSGSVYLHRHVNTSLIYPNDIMNYTAENICKWALENREMLIRWLRPHGGKSLLLNNELKKGPALLIFIPYNPLAEIHPLLDEITKVALEYHNCNKSQAAEPDLQHLGDTDSPAFDSSVPDAHTKSPEAFSITKYPCCNTVVLPQWHSISRTHNVCELCINQTLGVKPNKVHVPHCNFLEIEAALDSFYLQERTFFQVLSNTIECSNFLSFYSPFSYYTACCRTVNRRFLGFISSEKTIFQTPRVAFSSHGKKDNTQHSIPHIEDRNCFIPDLHISGTNITGLSCRTNKTLNLYLLDSNLFWIYAERLGASRSTHLKEFAAIVDLKEEVHYVLDQNQSLVGSTLENFIKNFSILYSPLKRHLVDDPSIHFHEHRVITELTANTFHDTVFLSEKNVLLLYYAQWCGFCASLNHIFIQLARLLPPDNFTVARIDITRNDLPWEFMTDRLPTILFFPHQRKEQSVKFPEDFSVNLPNLLKFILHHSSLSSSESCTKECLHKERALQQGHISHLEREIQKLRSEISALHQAHDQLEAQLFEARREEHRLQQQKHTLEKQHKTLQLHSEQLQATYEQKNRELLEMAEKLQELADASENLLKENTLLRILVASREGKLQSKDEMKDSLQSEQTLSEDNDASVSTATATSEEKRIDNIDTTEHSSGNRTE comes from the exons ATGTCGTTATGCGGCGGCTCCGGCCCCGCGGTTGCCTCTCGGCTGCGGCCTCGCGCGGCGCGGATGGCGCGGCGGCCGGAGCTGCTGTGCGGCGCGGCCATCCTGCTGGGCTGCGCCTTCCTCGTCGCCCTCAAAGTCACCTGCAG ccGAGCAAAAGATGTAACAATGCCAGCGAAGCTTCCAGTGAATTTTTTCTCCACAAGATCTCCAGTGATTGATCTTTTTCGGGGACAATTAGACTATGCAGATCACCTCCGTCAGGATTCAGAAATTGTGCTGTATTTCTTCTATGCACCATGGTGTGGCCAGTCCATTGCAGCAAGAGAAGAAATAGAACATGTGGCCGGCAGATTGTCAGACCAG GTGCTGTTTGTGGCTGTAAATTGCTGGTGGAACCAAGGGAAATGCAGGAAGCAGAAGCATTTCTTCTATTTTCCTGTGATACACCTATACCATAGGAG TTTTGGACCAATTGAATACAAAGGCCCTATGAGTGCTGTTTATATTGAAAAGTTTGTTCGCCGGGTGATGACACCACTACTCTACATCTCGTCTCGATCAAAATTACTAGATTTCCTCTCAAATTATGAG ccTGGAGTTCTAGGATATTTTGAGTTCAATGCTTCACCTCAACCACCTGGTTATTTAACGTTCTTCACTTCAGCATTACATTCATTAAAGAAAG ATTACCTTGGAACAATTCGCTTTGGAGTGATCACAGATAAACGTATTGCAGAGGAGATCTCACTGGTGCAGTCAGGCAGCGTCTATTTGCACAGACATGTCAACACATCTCTT ATCTATCCAAATGACATCATGAACTATACTGCTGAGAACATTTGCAAGTGGGCTCTGGAAAATCGAGAGATGCTCATACGCTGGCTGAGACCACATGGTGGAAAAAGCCTTCTTCTAAACAATGAGCTGAAGAAAGGACCAGCACTCCTCATATTTATACCTTACAATCCTTTAGCCGAAATTCATCCTCTTTTAGATGAA aTTACCAAAGTGGCCTTGGAATACCACAACTGTAATAAAAGCCAGGCAGCTGAGCCAGATCTTCAACACTTAGGAGACACTGATTCACCAGCTTTTGATTCCTCTGTACCAGATGCACATACAAAATCACCAGAAGCGTTTTCAATAACCAAGTACCCGTGCTGTAACACGGTGGTGCTTCCCCAGTGGCATTCAATATCTAGAACTCACAATGTCTGTGAGCTTTGCATTAACCAGACACTTGGTGTCAAACCAAATAAAGTCCATGTGCCACACTGTAACTTTTTAGAGATAGAAGCAGCTTTGGACTCTTTCTACCTCCAGGAACGTACCTTTTTTCAAGTTCTATCAAATACCATAGAATGCAGCAATTTCTTAAGTTTCTATAGTCCCTTTAGCTACTACACTGCATGTTGCAGGACAGTAAACAGGCGTTTTTTAGGATTCATCAGTTCTGAGAAGACCATCTTTCAGACCCCCAGAGTAGCATTTTCTTCCCATGGGAAGAAAGATAACACCCAACATTCTATTCCTCACATTGAGGATAGGAATTGTTTTATTCCTGACCTTCATATTAGTGGCACTAACATTACTGGTCTGAGCTGCAGGACCAACAAAACCTTGAATCTCTATTTATTGGATTCAAATCTTTTTTGGATATATGCAGAGAGACTTGGAGCATCAAGATCTACTCATCTTAAGGAATTTGCTGCAATTGTTGACCTGAAGGAAGAAGTGCACTATGTCCTGGATCAGAACCAGTCGCTTGTTGGATCTACCCTTG agaaCTTCATAAAAAATTTCAGTATTCTCTACAGTCCCTTGAAAAGGCATCTTGTTGATGACCCTTCCATCCATTTTCACGAGCATCGTGTAATCACTGAACTGACTGCTAATACCTTTCATGATACTGTTTTTTTGAGTGAGAAG aatGTCTTGCTGCTCTATTATGCACAGTGGTGTGGATTCTGTGCTTCTCTTAATCACATCTTTATTCAGCTTGCTCGTCTTTTGCCTCCAGATAATTTCACTGTGGCAAG AATTGACATCACCCGCAATGACCTTCCATGGGAATTTATGACAGACCGTCTCccaactattttattttttcctcatcagAG GAAGGAACAAAGTGTGAAGTTCCCTGAAGACTTTTCAGTTAACCTTCCAAATCTccttaaatttattttgcatcaCTCAAGTCTCTCTTCATCAGAGTCCTGTACCAAAGAATGCCTACATAAAGAGAGAGCTCTACAGCAAGGACACATCTCCCACTTAGAGAGAGAAATTCAGAAGTTAAGGTCAGAAATCAGTGCCCTTCATCAGGCCCATGACCAGCTTGAAGCACAGCTTTTTGAAGCTAGGAGAGAGGAACATAGACTACAGCAGCAAAAACACacactggaaaagcagcacaagaCTCTGCAGCTCCACAGTGAGCAGTTACAGGCCACATACGAGCAGAAGAACCGGGAATTATTAGAAATGGCTGAAAAGCTTCAAGAATTGGCTGATGCATCAGAAAACCtcctaaaagaaaatactttactGAGAATCCTGGTGGCATCAAGGGAAGGAAAGCTACAGAGCAAA
- the TXNDC11 gene encoding thioredoxin domain-containing protein 11 isoform X1 produces the protein MSLCGGSGPAVASRLRPRAARMARRPELLCGAAILLGCAFLVALKVTCRVLLPKVQVLKEDEAREEIQRNQSSCRAKDVTMPAKLPVNFFSTRSPVIDLFRGQLDYADHLRQDSEIVLYFFYAPWCGQSIAAREEIEHVAGRLSDQVLFVAVNCWWNQGKCRKQKHFFYFPVIHLYHRSFGPIEYKGPMSAVYIEKFVRRVMTPLLYISSRSKLLDFLSNYEPGVLGYFEFNASPQPPGYLTFFTSALHSLKKDYLGTIRFGVITDKRIAEEISLVQSGSVYLHRHVNTSLIYPNDIMNYTAENICKWALENREMLIRWLRPHGGKSLLLNNELKKGPALLIFIPYNPLAEIHPLLDEITKVALEYHNCNKSQAAEPDLQHLGDTDSPAFDSSVPDAHTKSPEAFSITKYPCCNTVVLPQWHSISRTHNVCELCINQTLGVKPNKVHVPHCNFLEIEAALDSFYLQERTFFQVLSNTIECSNFLSFYSPFSYYTACCRTVNRRFLGFISSEKTIFQTPRVAFSSHGKKDNTQHSIPHIEDRNCFIPDLHISGTNITGLSCRTNKTLNLYLLDSNLFWIYAERLGASRSTHLKEFAAIVDLKEEVHYVLDQNQSLVGSTLENFIKNFSILYSPLKRHLVDDPSIHFHEHRVITELTANTFHDTVFLSEKNVLLLYYAQWCGFCASLNHIFIQLARLLPPDNFTVARIDITRNDLPWEFMTDRLPTILFFPHQRKEQSVKFPEDFSVNLPNLLKFILHHSSLSSSESCTKECLHKERALQQGHISHLEREIQKLRSEISALHQAHDQLEAQLFEARREEHRLQQQKHTLEKQHKTLQLHSEQLQATYEQKNRELLEMAEKLQELADASENLLKENTLLRILVASREGKLQSKDEMKDSLQSEQTLSEDNDASVSTATATSEEKRIDNIDTTEHSSGNRTE, from the exons ATGTCGTTATGCGGCGGCTCCGGCCCCGCGGTTGCCTCTCGGCTGCGGCCTCGCGCGGCGCGGATGGCGCGGCGGCCGGAGCTGCTGTGCGGCGCGGCCATCCTGCTGGGCTGCGCCTTCCTCGTCGCCCTCAAAGTCACCTGCAG GGTGCTGTTACCTAAAGTACAAGTATTAAAAGAGGATGAGGCCAGGGAAGAAATCCAAAGAAATCAGTCTTCGTG ccGAGCAAAAGATGTAACAATGCCAGCGAAGCTTCCAGTGAATTTTTTCTCCACAAGATCTCCAGTGATTGATCTTTTTCGGGGACAATTAGACTATGCAGATCACCTCCGTCAGGATTCAGAAATTGTGCTGTATTTCTTCTATGCACCATGGTGTGGCCAGTCCATTGCAGCAAGAGAAGAAATAGAACATGTGGCCGGCAGATTGTCAGACCAG GTGCTGTTTGTGGCTGTAAATTGCTGGTGGAACCAAGGGAAATGCAGGAAGCAGAAGCATTTCTTCTATTTTCCTGTGATACACCTATACCATAGGAG TTTTGGACCAATTGAATACAAAGGCCCTATGAGTGCTGTTTATATTGAAAAGTTTGTTCGCCGGGTGATGACACCACTACTCTACATCTCGTCTCGATCAAAATTACTAGATTTCCTCTCAAATTATGAG ccTGGAGTTCTAGGATATTTTGAGTTCAATGCTTCACCTCAACCACCTGGTTATTTAACGTTCTTCACTTCAGCATTACATTCATTAAAGAAAG ATTACCTTGGAACAATTCGCTTTGGAGTGATCACAGATAAACGTATTGCAGAGGAGATCTCACTGGTGCAGTCAGGCAGCGTCTATTTGCACAGACATGTCAACACATCTCTT ATCTATCCAAATGACATCATGAACTATACTGCTGAGAACATTTGCAAGTGGGCTCTGGAAAATCGAGAGATGCTCATACGCTGGCTGAGACCACATGGTGGAAAAAGCCTTCTTCTAAACAATGAGCTGAAGAAAGGACCAGCACTCCTCATATTTATACCTTACAATCCTTTAGCCGAAATTCATCCTCTTTTAGATGAA aTTACCAAAGTGGCCTTGGAATACCACAACTGTAATAAAAGCCAGGCAGCTGAGCCAGATCTTCAACACTTAGGAGACACTGATTCACCAGCTTTTGATTCCTCTGTACCAGATGCACATACAAAATCACCAGAAGCGTTTTCAATAACCAAGTACCCGTGCTGTAACACGGTGGTGCTTCCCCAGTGGCATTCAATATCTAGAACTCACAATGTCTGTGAGCTTTGCATTAACCAGACACTTGGTGTCAAACCAAATAAAGTCCATGTGCCACACTGTAACTTTTTAGAGATAGAAGCAGCTTTGGACTCTTTCTACCTCCAGGAACGTACCTTTTTTCAAGTTCTATCAAATACCATAGAATGCAGCAATTTCTTAAGTTTCTATAGTCCCTTTAGCTACTACACTGCATGTTGCAGGACAGTAAACAGGCGTTTTTTAGGATTCATCAGTTCTGAGAAGACCATCTTTCAGACCCCCAGAGTAGCATTTTCTTCCCATGGGAAGAAAGATAACACCCAACATTCTATTCCTCACATTGAGGATAGGAATTGTTTTATTCCTGACCTTCATATTAGTGGCACTAACATTACTGGTCTGAGCTGCAGGACCAACAAAACCTTGAATCTCTATTTATTGGATTCAAATCTTTTTTGGATATATGCAGAGAGACTTGGAGCATCAAGATCTACTCATCTTAAGGAATTTGCTGCAATTGTTGACCTGAAGGAAGAAGTGCACTATGTCCTGGATCAGAACCAGTCGCTTGTTGGATCTACCCTTG agaaCTTCATAAAAAATTTCAGTATTCTCTACAGTCCCTTGAAAAGGCATCTTGTTGATGACCCTTCCATCCATTTTCACGAGCATCGTGTAATCACTGAACTGACTGCTAATACCTTTCATGATACTGTTTTTTTGAGTGAGAAG aatGTCTTGCTGCTCTATTATGCACAGTGGTGTGGATTCTGTGCTTCTCTTAATCACATCTTTATTCAGCTTGCTCGTCTTTTGCCTCCAGATAATTTCACTGTGGCAAG AATTGACATCACCCGCAATGACCTTCCATGGGAATTTATGACAGACCGTCTCccaactattttattttttcctcatcagAG GAAGGAACAAAGTGTGAAGTTCCCTGAAGACTTTTCAGTTAACCTTCCAAATCTccttaaatttattttgcatcaCTCAAGTCTCTCTTCATCAGAGTCCTGTACCAAAGAATGCCTACATAAAGAGAGAGCTCTACAGCAAGGACACATCTCCCACTTAGAGAGAGAAATTCAGAAGTTAAGGTCAGAAATCAGTGCCCTTCATCAGGCCCATGACCAGCTTGAAGCACAGCTTTTTGAAGCTAGGAGAGAGGAACATAGACTACAGCAGCAAAAACACacactggaaaagcagcacaagaCTCTGCAGCTCCACAGTGAGCAGTTACAGGCCACATACGAGCAGAAGAACCGGGAATTATTAGAAATGGCTGAAAAGCTTCAAGAATTGGCTGATGCATCAGAAAACCtcctaaaagaaaatactttactGAGAATCCTGGTGGCATCAAGGGAAGGAAAGCTACAGAGCAAA